The following proteins are encoded in a genomic region of Sorangiineae bacterium MSr12523:
- a CDS encoding MATE family efflux transporter: MSTVITPLAAAAAPKFVLTREVRALAVPAILHSLLQTMVFVVDRIMLGHHSSTSLSAMQIAGTLEWSVWSVFAAFEVGTIARVGFHVGAGDTERSRRAAVSSLLTAFGMGALLAVLSPLFLSRLAILAPKSSPEVVLAARDYLEVAMGASPVVFVATAAIAILQAGGDTRTPLAIGIFSNLVHIALNRVLILGGLGLPAMGTRGCAISTALTFGLESVLTIGALLQLRTKRRISLRGPLARAADYVFEAKDMAHVAVPSLLERILYQTGFMCFVAITTRLGDPSMAAYQALMAIESICWLSADGFGIAAASLAAQKLGARRPAEAETSTKIAARDAMLLLSTYGAAFALFRVPILRAFTSDPLVIAIGAGALPVLALAQPFMACTIVAGQALRGAGFTRDVLFISAFGSLVARLACTWLFAITLDLGMVGVIIGSTSDWLARSVLLALVGRKRAKTVLAAV, from the coding sequence ATGAGTACGGTGATCACCCCGCTGGCGGCTGCGGCTGCGCCGAAGTTCGTCTTGACGCGCGAGGTTCGCGCGCTGGCCGTTCCAGCCATTTTGCATTCGCTCCTGCAGACGATGGTCTTCGTCGTCGACCGGATCATGCTGGGGCACCACTCGTCGACATCGCTGTCGGCGATGCAAATTGCCGGCACCCTGGAGTGGTCCGTGTGGAGCGTCTTCGCCGCCTTCGAGGTGGGGACCATCGCGCGCGTTGGCTTTCATGTCGGGGCAGGGGATACCGAGCGCTCCCGGCGCGCGGCCGTCTCCTCGCTCCTGACGGCCTTCGGCATGGGCGCGCTGCTCGCGGTTCTATCGCCGCTCTTTCTATCGCGGCTCGCGATCCTTGCGCCCAAGTCGTCGCCCGAGGTGGTGCTCGCCGCGCGCGACTACCTCGAGGTGGCCATGGGCGCTTCGCCCGTGGTCTTCGTGGCCACGGCCGCCATCGCGATTCTGCAGGCGGGCGGCGACACGCGAACGCCGCTGGCCATCGGCATCTTTTCCAATTTGGTGCACATTGCACTCAATCGCGTGCTCATTCTGGGCGGCCTGGGGCTCCCCGCGATGGGTACGCGCGGCTGCGCCATCAGCACCGCGCTCACCTTTGGGCTCGAGTCCGTGCTGACGATCGGCGCCCTGCTGCAGCTGCGCACGAAACGTCGAATTTCCCTGCGCGGGCCCCTCGCTCGCGCCGCGGACTATGTGTTCGAGGCAAAGGACATGGCGCACGTGGCCGTGCCCTCGCTGTTGGAGCGCATCCTCTACCAGACGGGGTTCATGTGCTTCGTCGCCATCACCACGCGCCTGGGCGATCCCTCGATGGCCGCGTACCAAGCCTTGATGGCCATCGAGTCCATCTGCTGGCTCTCGGCCGATGGTTTCGGCATTGCCGCCGCGTCCTTGGCCGCGCAGAAGCTGGGCGCGCGAAGGCCCGCCGAGGCGGAGACCAGCACGAAAATCGCCGCGCGCGATGCCATGTTGCTCCTGAGCACCTACGGCGCGGCATTCGCGCTGTTTCGCGTGCCCATTTTGCGTGCGTTTACATCGGATCCGCTGGTCATTGCCATCGGGGCGGGGGCGCTGCCCGTGTTGGCGCTGGCGCAGCCGTTCATGGCTTGCACCATCGTTGCCGGCCAGGCGCTGCGCGGGGCAGGCTTCACACGCGATGTATTGTTCATCAGCGCCTTTGGCTCGCTGGTGGCGCGCCTCGCTTGCACGTGGCTCTTCGCCATCACGTTGGACCTCGGCATGGTCGGCGTGATCATCGGCTCCACCTCGGACTGGCTCGCGCGCTCCGTGCTGCTGGCCCTCGTGGGGCGCAAGCGCGCCAAAACGGTGCTCGCTGCAGTATGA
- a CDS encoding TatD family hydrolase: MTALVDTHCHLDPGYFPDGGDLAIARAQESGVSGFVVVGVGQDLAPARHAVALAHARGDHVAAVVGIHPHDAITLNDASLAELQGLARDPAVVAVGEIGLDYHYDHSPREVQRAAFARLVGLAREVNKPIVIHTREAAKDTLAILEAEGARDVGGVIHCFSEDRAFAERALALGFYLSFSGIVTFKGAKSVHDVAAWAPEDRILVETDSPYLAPVPLRGKSCEPAYVIHTAQRIAELRNVDLTRIAEVTSANAARIFRRPFPT, encoded by the coding sequence GTGACTGCACTCGTCGATACACATTGCCATCTCGATCCAGGCTATTTCCCCGACGGAGGCGATCTCGCCATCGCGCGGGCGCAAGAGTCGGGCGTCTCCGGTTTCGTCGTGGTGGGCGTGGGGCAAGATCTCGCGCCGGCACGGCATGCCGTGGCACTGGCGCATGCGCGCGGCGACCATGTGGCCGCCGTGGTGGGCATCCACCCGCACGATGCGATCACCTTGAATGATGCCTCCCTGGCCGAATTGCAAGGGCTCGCGCGCGATCCCGCCGTGGTCGCGGTGGGCGAAATTGGACTCGACTACCATTACGACCACTCACCGCGTGAGGTACAACGCGCCGCGTTCGCGCGCCTCGTCGGGCTTGCGCGCGAGGTGAACAAGCCCATCGTGATCCACACACGCGAGGCAGCCAAAGACACGCTTGCCATCCTGGAGGCCGAGGGCGCTCGCGACGTGGGCGGCGTGATCCATTGCTTCAGCGAGGACCGCGCCTTCGCCGAGCGCGCGCTGGCGCTTGGGTTCTACTTGTCGTTCTCGGGCATTGTCACCTTCAAGGGCGCCAAGAGCGTGCACGACGTGGCGGCGTGGGCGCCGGAAGATCGCATCTTGGTCGAGACCGATAGCCCCTACCTCGCCCCCGTTCCACTCCGCGGAAAATCATGTGAGCCTGCGTACGTGATCCACACCGCGCAACGCATTGCCGAGCTGCGCAACGTTGATCTCACGCGCATCGCCGAGGTCACCAGTGCCAATGCCGCGCGTATCTTCCGCCGGCCTTTTCCCACATAA
- a CDS encoding energy transducer TonB, whose amino-acid sequence MVQPLSWGASIVVHVGIAFGVAWLAYRTLHAQNVNAAEIPPADNTVAVELPVVSEGTLVEEEVVIEQEGTLPHPAGGASVPRIDDGHAGHGGTGRVAAPATHLSDRDEKLALTPDLVSHLDRDQQQRLRTAPDRASWEDRRSTTHPMELTFLASGTGDRPERRVPAPSDPSSGARWAHTPEVAGAHLGAEEQPVGPEAQRTEVGSALRGSRESSPGIGVDDGRIGPDHRISAHVALGRPSVTLGPVTIPATEHSRERDDVDSDQSVARAVQSIVHASTAGGLTGEGNGGTSGGGAPGAGAPTGIGSHARPLGIGEGDYFDLETSDPRLMPYFRRLRAKLDPLWANAFPRSALLELKQGMVIFEFVIERDGTARVTWPPIRPSGIDEFDRNVAAAIRKASPFEPLPRELGTRLRVRAPFSANNPIVK is encoded by the coding sequence ATGGTTCAGCCCCTTAGTTGGGGTGCCTCCATCGTCGTCCATGTCGGGATCGCCTTTGGCGTCGCATGGCTCGCGTATCGCACGCTTCACGCGCAGAATGTGAACGCAGCTGAGATTCCACCCGCCGACAACACGGTGGCGGTGGAATTGCCCGTCGTGTCCGAGGGCACGCTGGTCGAGGAGGAAGTCGTCATCGAGCAAGAGGGGACGCTGCCGCACCCCGCGGGCGGCGCCTCCGTGCCGCGCATCGACGATGGCCACGCAGGCCACGGCGGTACGGGGCGCGTTGCCGCGCCGGCGACCCACCTGAGCGATCGCGATGAGAAGCTCGCGCTCACGCCGGATCTCGTGAGCCACTTGGATCGCGATCAGCAGCAGCGCCTGCGCACCGCGCCCGATCGCGCGTCTTGGGAAGATCGCCGTTCGACGACGCACCCGATGGAGCTCACGTTCCTGGCGTCGGGCACGGGCGATCGCCCCGAGCGCAGGGTTCCCGCCCCGAGCGATCCCAGCTCGGGCGCGCGCTGGGCGCACACGCCCGAGGTCGCGGGGGCACACCTCGGCGCGGAAGAGCAGCCCGTCGGGCCGGAAGCGCAGCGCACCGAGGTGGGCTCCGCACTACGCGGCTCGCGGGAAAGCTCGCCCGGCATTGGGGTCGACGACGGCCGCATCGGCCCCGATCACCGGATCTCCGCGCATGTCGCCTTGGGCCGCCCTTCGGTGACCCTGGGCCCCGTGACCATTCCTGCCACCGAGCACTCGCGCGAGCGCGACGACGTGGACAGCGACCAATCCGTCGCGCGCGCCGTGCAATCCATCGTGCACGCGAGCACGGCGGGCGGCCTGACCGGCGAGGGCAATGGCGGCACATCGGGCGGCGGTGCACCGGGGGCGGGCGCGCCCACGGGCATCGGCTCCCACGCGCGCCCGCTGGGTATCGGCGAGGGCGACTACTTCGACCTGGAGACGAGCGATCCGCGCCTGATGCCGTACTTCCGTCGTCTGCGCGCGAAGCTGGATCCGCTCTGGGCCAACGCCTTCCCGCGCAGCGCGCTGCTCGAGCTCAAACAGGGCATGGTGATCTTCGAGTTCGTCATCGAGCGCGATGGCACCGCCCGCGTCACCTGGCCGCCCATCCGCCCCAGCGGGATCGACGAGTTCGATCGCAACGTGGCCGCGGCCATCCGCAAGGCCTCGCCCTTCGAACCGCTGCCCCGCGAACTGGGCACGCGGCTCCGCGTCCGCGCGCCCTTCAGCGCGAACAACCCGATCGTCAAATAG
- a CDS encoding class I SAM-dependent methyltransferase, protein MKTHAVSLGSVQETLLIPLYGRAVESKKKRGLLVDRKAVEMVESIDYDFRKFDNYMTLFGSVLRTAMFDEWIKQFLVEHPSGTVIEIGAGLNTRFERLDNGKVHWFDMDLPDSMELRKKFFDDSERRKQLSASVLEETWFDAVKAAPGPYFFVIEAVFMYLNPADVKRAVTRIAQAFPSSRIALDTAGAYMVNNQRKHAVMKNMEARFAWACDDPREVERFGGGLRLLDSRTFANPQEPIKPKLPFVFRRLMLPLVRLFNRRIVETYKVNLYEVGATI, encoded by the coding sequence ATGAAAACGCACGCGGTGTCGCTTGGGTCCGTTCAGGAAACGTTGCTCATCCCGCTCTACGGGCGCGCGGTGGAGTCGAAGAAAAAGCGCGGCCTCTTGGTCGATCGCAAGGCCGTGGAGATGGTGGAATCCATCGATTACGACTTTCGCAAATTCGATAATTACATGACGCTCTTCGGCTCCGTCCTGCGCACGGCGATGTTCGACGAGTGGATCAAGCAATTCCTCGTCGAGCATCCCTCCGGCACGGTCATCGAGATCGGCGCGGGGCTCAATACGCGCTTCGAGCGGCTCGACAACGGCAAGGTCCATTGGTTCGACATGGATTTGCCCGACTCGATGGAGCTGCGGAAGAAGTTCTTCGACGACTCGGAGCGGCGCAAGCAGCTCTCCGCCTCGGTGCTCGAAGAGACGTGGTTCGACGCCGTCAAAGCGGCCCCCGGCCCGTATTTCTTCGTCATCGAGGCCGTGTTCATGTACCTGAACCCCGCCGACGTGAAGCGCGCGGTGACGCGCATCGCGCAGGCGTTTCCGAGCTCGCGCATCGCCTTGGACACCGCCGGTGCGTACATGGTGAACAATCAGCGCAAGCACGCCGTCATGAAGAACATGGAGGCGAGGTTCGCCTGGGCCTGTGACGATCCGCGCGAGGTCGAGCGCTTCGGCGGTGGATTGCGGCTGCTCGATTCGCGCACGTTCGCCAATCCGCAGGAGCCCATCAAGCCGAAGCTGCCCTTCGTCTTTCGCCGGCTGATGCTACCCTTGGTTCGCCTTTTCAATCGACGCATCGTCGAGACGTACAAGGTCAACCTGTACGAGGTAGGCGCTACTATTTGA
- a CDS encoding class I SAM-dependent methyltransferase — MDPKLQKLLASYEERAAAESHVLRGLSSQELEERIDEFLIPVGPDTGQLLHTLVKSSKAQCVVEIGASYGYSSLWLADAVRLTGGKVHSFELSSAKVEHAQEKLRSVGLDGYVEFHVGDVFDNLPSLAGPLDLVLIDCWKDLYERCFEMVHPKLAEEGIVVADNMLFPSESRPDAVKYQKLVRSKNDMDAVALPIGSGIDVARRRTAPSKRALT, encoded by the coding sequence ATGGATCCGAAGCTTCAGAAGCTTCTCGCGTCGTACGAGGAGCGTGCGGCCGCCGAGTCCCACGTCTTGCGGGGGTTGTCGAGCCAGGAACTGGAAGAGCGCATCGACGAGTTTCTCATTCCCGTCGGGCCCGACACGGGGCAGCTTCTGCACACCCTGGTCAAGTCGTCGAAGGCGCAATGCGTCGTCGAGATCGGCGCATCCTATGGCTACTCGAGCCTGTGGTTGGCAGACGCCGTGCGGCTCACGGGCGGTAAGGTCCATAGCTTCGAGCTCTCCAGCGCCAAAGTCGAACATGCGCAGGAAAAGCTGCGCAGCGTCGGGTTGGACGGTTACGTGGAGTTCCACGTGGGCGATGTCTTCGACAACCTCCCCTCCCTCGCCGGGCCACTCGACCTCGTGTTGATCGATTGTTGGAAAGACCTCTACGAGCGTTGCTTCGAGATGGTGCATCCGAAGCTCGCCGAAGAGGGCATCGTCGTTGCCGACAACATGCTTTTTCCGTCCGAATCACGCCCCGATGCGGTGAAGTATCAAAAGCTCGTCCGCAGCAAGAACGACATGGATGCCGTTGCGTTGCCGATCGGCAGCGGCATCGACGTGGCACGCCGGCGCACCGCCCCATCGAAGCGCGCACTCACGTAG
- a CDS encoding App1 family protein → MDVAKILAMLTAASAVERNDALAALDVPARAQLIDALQRGRTGRAEESFVRDIFVATTGDALSALKDAIDDGANYRDLHQLVYRDIDDAAVRAEILAHFRTTTATPTARRFKVLSDIDDTFYANWKDARYPKKTVYPGVIAFYEALGGGLVFVSARPGDRAGFVENAAIATLRARGIAKCTVLCGSFSHLIGNDRIAAKKYENFIEFRALYPHHRFVFVGDSGQGDIAFGEMLLADAASSGVQAVFIHDVVATPEARRQELAGKQIHLFDTYVGAAVAAQRCGLLDSDAAKAVAQATVQDMAAIRFETDAQREGRQAELERDVAAVAFKRGALT, encoded by the coding sequence ATGGACGTGGCGAAGATCCTCGCGATGCTCACCGCGGCGTCGGCGGTCGAACGAAATGACGCGCTCGCGGCGCTCGATGTCCCGGCGCGCGCGCAGCTCATCGATGCACTGCAACGCGGACGCACCGGCCGCGCCGAGGAGTCGTTCGTCCGCGACATCTTCGTCGCCACCACGGGCGATGCGCTTTCCGCCCTGAAGGACGCCATCGATGATGGCGCCAATTACCGCGATCTGCACCAGCTCGTGTACCGCGACATCGACGATGCGGCTGTGCGCGCAGAAATTCTGGCGCACTTTCGCACGACCACGGCCACCCCCACGGCACGGCGTTTCAAGGTGTTGAGCGACATCGACGACACGTTCTACGCCAATTGGAAAGACGCGCGGTACCCGAAGAAGACCGTCTACCCGGGGGTGATCGCCTTCTACGAGGCGCTCGGCGGTGGACTCGTGTTCGTCTCGGCCCGCCCGGGCGATCGCGCCGGGTTCGTGGAAAATGCGGCCATTGCCACCCTGCGCGCGCGCGGCATCGCGAAGTGCACAGTGCTCTGTGGTTCGTTCTCGCACCTCATTGGCAACGACCGTATCGCCGCGAAGAAGTACGAGAACTTCATCGAGTTTCGGGCACTGTATCCGCACCATCGCTTCGTCTTCGTCGGTGACAGTGGACAGGGCGACATCGCGTTCGGGGAAATGCTCCTGGCCGATGCGGCAAGCTCCGGGGTGCAGGCCGTGTTCATCCACGACGTCGTAGCGACACCCGAAGCACGGCGTCAGGAGCTCGCGGGAAAGCAAATTCACCTGTTCGACACCTACGTTGGCGCCGCCGTGGCTGCTCAACGATGCGGCCTGCTCGATTCGGACGCCGCAAAGGCCGTGGCGCAGGCCACCGTACAGGACATGGCCGCGATCCGCTTCGAAACCGACGCCCAGCGCGAGGGCCGCCAAGCGGAGCTCGAACGCGACGTGGCCGCCGTTGCGTTCAAGCGCGGCGCGTTGACTTAA